The Novosphingobium sp. Gsoil 351 genome contains the following window.
TTTCCAAGCTCGCGGTGGTGACCTTCGGCGGGGCCTATGCGGTGCTGGCCTATATGGCGCAGCAGGCGGTCGAGAACCTGCACTGGCTTCGCGTTGGCGAGATGGCCGACGGGCTGGGGCTCGCCGAATCGACCCCCGGGCCACTGATCATGGTCACCCAGTTCGTCGGCTTCCTCGCCGCGTTTCGCGATCCCGCTCCGTTCACCCCGGTGATGGCGGGAGTGCTCGGCGCGGGGTTGACCACCTGGGTGACGTTCGCGCCGTGCTTCCTGTGGATTTTCGCCTGCGCCCCGTGGATGGACCGGCTCGAGCGGGTGCCGCGGCTCCAAGCGGCGCTGGCGGCGATCACCGCCGCGGTGGTCGGGGTGATCGCCAATCTAGCGCTGTGGTTCGCACTGCACGTGCTGTTCGCGCGGATGTTGCCCTCGGGTTTGCCCGATCCGGCAAGCTTCGACTGGCGCGCGGGGCTGATCGCGATTGGCGCGGCGCTGCTGTTGTTCCGCTTCAATCGCGGCGTGCTCCTCACTCTCGCGCTGGCCGCCTTGGCGGGTTTGGGACTAGGCCTGCTGCATTCGTGAAGCGAGCCAGCCGACCAGCCACAGGCGGATTGCGCTGGCGAGGCCCGGTGGGGTCGGGCTGGCGATTCGCTCGCCATCGATGCGTGCGACCAGGGCGTTGACCGGCACGCCCTCCAGCTTGGCCGCGGTGCGCAAGATTTCCCAGAACAGCGGCTCGAGGCTGATCGAGGTCTTGTGCCCGGCGATCTCGACCGAATGCTTGCGCGGTGGGTGGTAGGGCGTGGTCATGAGCGGTGTTAGTTTACCGCTCAAATCGATCCTACCTCAATACATGTGTTGCCCGCCGTTGATGCTCAGCGTCGAACCCGTCACGAACCCGCCGTTCTCCGAGCAGAGGAAGTTGACCCCGCGCGCGATCTCGCTGGCCTGGCCGAGGCGACCGACGGGAATCTTGGCGACGATCTTCTCGAGCACCGGCGGCGGGACCGCGGCGACCATGTCGGTGTCGATATAGCCCGGGGCGATGGCGTTGACGGTCACGCCGAACTTGGCGCCTTCCTGCGCCAGCGCCTTGGTGAAGCCGTGGATGCCCGATTTGGCGGCGGCGTAGTTGACCTGGCCGTACTGCCCGGCCTGGCCGTTGATCGAGCCGATGTTGACGATCCGTCCCCAGCCGCGCTCGCGCATGCCGGGGAATGTCGCCTTGGCCATGTTGAAACACCCGCCAAGGTTGATCCGCATCACCTCGTTCCAGTCGTCGAAGCTCATCTTGTGGAGCGTGCCGTCGCGGGTGATCCCGGCGTTGTTAATCACCGCGTCGATCGGCCCGACCTCTTCGGCCACCCGGGCGCAGCCATCGAGGCAGGCCTGATGGTCGCCGACATCCCACTTGTAGGCCTTGATCCCGGTCTTTTCGGTGAAGGCGCGCGCCTTTTCCTCGTTACCCGCATAGTTGGCGACAACGGTGAAGCCGTGCGCCTTGAGCCCGAGGCTGACCGCCTCGCCGATGCCGCGGGTACCCCCGGTCACGATTGCCACACGGCCCATCAACAGTCTCCCAAGCTTGGTTATGCCGGGATGACGCTAGGGAATGCGAGGGAAGGGAGCAAGTCGAGCGACGTGAAATCGCAAGACCCGGCCTAAATAGCAACGCTGCCTAGAAGCGGAACTGGGTTCCGACGTAGACCGCCTGGCTATCCTGCGTGGCGTCGGTCAGCGGCGCGACGCGGTCGCGCTCGGACGAATAGCGGACACCAGCGGTAACCGCGAGGTTGCGGGCGACGCGATAGCTGCCGCCGACATCGACCGAATAATCGCCCTGGCCTTCTAGCGTTCGCGGTGCGCGCCCAGGCTTGGCGGTCTCGTCGAGCGCGACGCGCGGGGCGAAGCGCGGGGCATCGCCGCCGGCGGTTCGGTTCTTGCCTGCGCCCCCAGCGAACGCGGCAAGGTCGGGCATGCTGTCGAATTTCTTGATCTCGGGCGCAACGATCGCCCCGGCCAACTTGGGCGCCAGCTTGGGCGCGAAGCTTTCGTATCCGCGGGCGACACCCAGGTTGAATCCGCCCGGAACGATCCGCACCGCGGCCATACCCGGCTGCGCCGCGGCGGCTGCGAGCGCCTGGCGAATCGCTACGGCCCGGGCGGTCTCGCTATCCACGCGAACCGCAACAGTCACCGCGCGATTGGCGCGGCCGTCGCTGGCCGCGGGGGTGAACTTGAACAGCGGGCTGTTGGCGAGGCGATTGATGCTGACCCGCGCCGCCATCCGCGGATCGACCGAGGCTGGAGTGAACGAACCGATGCTGCCGCGCGCCGACAGGCTGACCGGGCGCGAATCGAATCCGCTCGAGAACGCATTGCCGACATCGGGATGCATCAGCAGGCCGAAAGCCAGCGCACCGGCGGCGACAGCGCCCAGCGCCCGCCCTCCTGCCTTGCCCTGACGACCTTGCCCGCGCATCGATTTTGCCCTCAGTCCCCGTTCCGGCTTCTACCGCGAATCGCCGGGATCGTTCCCGGATTCGCCACGCACCTATAGTGGTGTCTCTGACATAGCCTTTTCAACCGAAAAATCCACATTTTCCCGACCGTTCGACCCTTTCGGCATAAGGTGTTGCCCAAGACGCACAGACTCGCCGCAAGGTTCATTCACCGTTCACCCGCGGAACGCCCAAGAAGGCCTTCGGGCGAACGGGCTTGCCGCCCGCGCGCGAGCGATGATAGAGCGCCCCCGAAGCCAGCGACACGCGGTATTGTGCCGCGCTTGATCGCCCACCAAAGAGCAGGATTCCAGCGCGTGACCACCAGCCGAACCTTTGCCCCAGTTTCGCGTGCGCTTTCCTGGCGTACGCTCGGCGTCGTCGCGGCGGCAGCCTTGCTCGCCTCGTGCGGTGGCGGAGGCGGACGCCCCAAGGCCGATCTGGCGGCAAGCAAGGTCACCACGATCGGGGTCAACAGCTATCTGTGGCGCGCAAGCCTGGAAACGCTGTCGTTCATGCCGCTGGTCCAGACCGACAGCAACGGCGGGGTCATCGTCACCGATTGGTACGCCAACCCCAACAATCCCTCGGAGCGGGTCAAGGTCACCGTCTCGATCCTCGACCAGGATTTGCGCGCCGACGCGGTGCGCGTCGCAGCCAGCCGTCAGGTGGCGCAAGGCGGGGGCTGGGTCGATGCCCCGGTCCAGGCCGCGACCGTCCAGAAGCTGGAAGACATTATCCTGACCAAGGCGCGCGATTTGCGGCGCTCCGCGGTCAGGGGCTGAGCGACGGGGCTGCCGAGACCCGGCTCGTTCCGAGCTTGTCGAAGGTCCGTTCTCCTTCTGGCAGTTGCGCACGAGGCGCGAGGCAGCGGACGGTGCTTCGATTGCTCAGCACGAACGGGTCCGGGTGACTGAGATGACCAGCGAACGTTTCGATCCCGCCGCCGCCGACCCGCGCTGGCAAGCCGCGTGGGACGCTGGCCAGACCTTTCGCGCCGATTCCGCGAGCGGCGCCGACGACAACCGCCCGCACAGCTACGTGCTGGAGATGTTTCCATACCCCTCGGGGCGGATTCATATCGGCCACGTTCGCAATTACACGATGGGTGACGTGCTGGCGCGCTACAAGCGGATGCGCGGGCACGCGGTGCTCCACCCGATGGGCTGGGACGCGTTCGGAATGCCGGCCGAGAACGCGGCGATGGAGCAGGGCGTCCACCCCGGCGGTTGGACCCGGGCCAACATCGCGGCGATGAAGACCCAGCTCAAGCGGCTCGGCTTCGCTCTCGACTGGAGCCGCGAACTGGCGACCTGCGAGCCCGAGTACTATGGCCACGAACAGGCGCTGTTTCTCGATCTTTACGCCGCGGGGCTGGTCTATCGCAAGGAATCGGCGGTCAACTGGGACCCGGTCGACCAGACCGTGCTGGCCAACGAACAGGTGATCGACGGGCGCGGCTGGCGCAGCGGCGCGCCGGTCGAGAAGCGCAAGCTCAGCCAGTGGTTCCTGAGGATCACCCAGTTTGCCGACGAACTGCTCGATGGGCTGGGCAGCCTCGACAAGTGGCCCGACAAGGTCCGGCTGATGCAGGAGAACTGGATCGGCAAGAGCCAGGGGTTGCGCTGCACCTTCAAGCTCACCGACAGCTCGGAAGGCATTGAGGTGTTCACCACGCGCCCCGACACAATGTTCGGCGCGAGCTTCGTGGCGATCGCCGCCGAGCATCCGCTGGCGACACGGCTGGCCGAGCACGCGCCCGAACTGGCCGCGTTCATCGCGGCCTGTAAACGCGGCGGGACCACTGCCGCCGAACTCGAAACCGCCGAAAAGATGGGTTTCGCTACCGGGTTGTCGGTTACCCACCCGCTCGACCCGGATTGGCACCTGCCCGTCTACGTCGCCAACTTCGTGCTGATGGAGTACGGCACCGGGGCGGTGTTCGGCTGCCCAGCGCATGACCAGCGCGACCTCGATTTCGCGCGCAAGTACGAGCTGCCGGTGCATCGTGTCGTCGCCGATGGCGAGCACACCGGCCAGGTGTTCACCGGTGACGAGGCTTACACCGGGCCGGGCCGGATCGTGAATTCGCACTGGATGGACGGGATGACCGTCGACGAGGCCAAGCGCGCGGTCATCGCCAGGGCGCAGCACGACGGCTGGGGCGTGGCCCAGACCCAATGGCGGCTGCGCGATTGGGGGGTGAGCCG
Protein-coding sequences here:
- the phbB gene encoding acetoacetyl-CoA reductase, coding for MGRVAIVTGGTRGIGEAVSLGLKAHGFTVVANYAGNEEKARAFTEKTGIKAYKWDVGDHQACLDGCARVAEEVGPIDAVINNAGITRDGTLHKMSFDDWNEVMRINLGGCFNMAKATFPGMRERGWGRIVNIGSINGQAGQYGQVNYAAAKSGIHGFTKALAQEGAKFGVTVNAIAPGYIDTDMVAAVPPPVLEKIVAKIPVGRLGQASEIARGVNFLCSENGGFVTGSTLSINGGQHMY
- a CDS encoding ribbon-helix-helix domain-containing protein; its protein translation is MTTPYHPPRKHSVEIAGHKTSISLEPLFWEILRTAAKLEGVPVNALVARIDGERIASPTPPGLASAIRLWLVGWLASRMQQA
- a CDS encoding DUF3576 domain-containing protein, giving the protein MTTSRTFAPVSRALSWRTLGVVAAAALLASCGGGGGRPKADLAASKVTTIGVNSYLWRASLETLSFMPLVQTDSNGGVIVTDWYANPNNPSERVKVTVSILDQDLRADAVRVAASRQVAQGGGWVDAPVQAATVQKLEDIILTKARDLRRSAVRG